The following are encoded in a window of Roseimaritima ulvae genomic DNA:
- a CDS encoding protein kinase domain-containing protein: MTRDAVNRCVGCGQEILSTVAGDQCALCLLKLVADAKSSTSSILSGHDGLEFLKQGVLPRFDDYELIEEIARGGMGVVYLAKQLSLRRPVAIKMILAGQLATEESIQRFRNEAEAAAKLDHPGIVPIYEVGEFQGQHFFSMKLIDGASLSERLSEFALTATMSESEVRRRQRVIASLIEKIARTLAFAHERGVLHRDVKPGNILVDGDGAPHLTDFGLAKLTGHQASGLTLSSAVLGSPSYMAPEQAVGNPEQVTTSADVYGVGAVLYELLTGQPPFVGRTALETMQQVAERSPVRPSQFGRNVHPDLETITLKCLEKQPERRYAGAAAVAEELARFLRGEPIRARPIGLREYAWRWMQRNPVVSVMTASLLLAICIGSVAALWQWRRAETANVDLAVSVEHLKWREIDATLEAGESSRALAKVASLIRDDETDWKAAMFGMSIMAQHRFPLPVSAPILHPHGAELCVARLSPDGRRIVTASYDATARLWDPLTSKQVLPALQHDGVVNWAEFSPDGQTLVTCSNDQTVRFWDVETGKPVGEPIVHGERVVRVHFNNDGRYLLTRTNRFVSVFNVNADDHRRLIGPVEHKGRVVAAKFLPDGETLFTAQRAGKDSLVQAWDVASSTQRIRLATSPLVAADIAADLRTVATVTAGRFGGAIWNGGNGELVHEITTSNGEMTDVLLSPDGNSVAFVGRNHWARIWNTATGLPVTPELSHYYLLKGVAFSDSGDRILTWADDSVAQLWDAASGAKLCEPMRHTHRVKHAEFGKLSEDDVILTMLSHTKTRPGTSGTGAAMLWRIQDTVKPESRTVGVEPRTYDAGTLSRDGTRIVIGKTTQEVWVMDTASGQPVCGPLKVNGGPWGLLFSPDSERLITTTSRGQVGVWDVPSGKLVATPVQVDTMIQPAEITTDGRYFATGSTDGFVRLWDAATGRVVHAMQHGCEINSLDFSFDGTRLASAGEDRITRVWDTQTGTCDLELKGHGNEVMVVSFAPDGRRVVTASQDFTARIWDATSGHEIARLPHQGEVIDAIFSPDGRYIATASRDRTAVIWDAETGRPHSNSLMHKQAVRNVRFSPDSQRLVTLDFRGLRLWDVATGHPLTVHLPQIVQGGAGFQSNTGRAGFTPDGNAVFLAGDSPESLLWHVPVPPPHIPAWFPDFLEAVAGQRFEPGTDVTATVPPTRFLIIRNRLSASSELDYYTTWAQEWLRNVPDEEFGQ; the protein is encoded by the coding sequence ATGACGAGAGATGCAGTCAACCGGTGTGTGGGGTGCGGCCAGGAGATCCTGTCAACCGTCGCCGGCGACCAATGCGCTCTATGTCTGCTGAAACTGGTGGCTGACGCAAAGAGTTCGACCAGTAGTATTCTGTCGGGACACGATGGGCTTGAATTCCTCAAACAGGGCGTGTTGCCCCGCTTTGACGACTATGAACTGATCGAAGAGATTGCCCGTGGTGGCATGGGAGTTGTGTACCTCGCCAAACAGCTGAGCCTGCGTCGGCCCGTCGCCATCAAGATGATTCTGGCCGGTCAACTGGCTACCGAGGAGTCGATTCAGCGATTCCGAAACGAGGCCGAAGCTGCCGCAAAACTCGATCATCCAGGAATCGTCCCGATCTACGAAGTTGGTGAGTTCCAGGGGCAACACTTTTTCAGTATGAAATTGATCGACGGGGCGAGTCTGTCTGAGCGGCTGAGCGAATTCGCATTGACGGCCACGATGTCGGAGTCAGAGGTCCGTCGGCGACAACGCGTGATTGCGTCGCTGATCGAAAAGATCGCCCGCACTCTGGCCTTTGCGCACGAACGAGGAGTACTACATCGTGATGTAAAGCCAGGCAATATCCTGGTCGATGGCGACGGCGCACCGCACCTGACTGATTTTGGTCTCGCCAAGTTGACCGGGCATCAAGCCAGCGGCTTGACACTGTCGTCAGCCGTGCTGGGCAGTCCGAGTTACATGGCCCCGGAACAGGCGGTCGGCAATCCAGAACAGGTAACCACATCCGCGGACGTTTACGGCGTCGGCGCGGTGTTGTACGAACTGCTCACCGGCCAGCCTCCGTTTGTCGGCAGGACGGCACTGGAAACGATGCAACAAGTCGCAGAACGGTCGCCGGTCCGTCCGTCGCAGTTCGGCCGCAACGTCCACCCTGATCTCGAAACCATCACGCTCAAGTGCCTCGAAAAGCAACCGGAACGACGGTATGCAGGTGCTGCCGCGGTCGCGGAGGAGCTGGCACGGTTCCTGCGCGGCGAGCCGATTCGTGCACGACCGATTGGCCTGAGAGAATACGCTTGGCGTTGGATGCAACGCAATCCGGTTGTATCCGTGATGACAGCGTCGCTTCTGTTGGCGATTTGCATCGGCTCCGTTGCGGCGCTGTGGCAGTGGCGACGCGCTGAAACAGCTAACGTTGACCTTGCCGTCAGTGTTGAACATCTAAAGTGGCGTGAGATCGACGCCACCCTTGAGGCCGGTGAGTCTTCTCGCGCTCTGGCCAAAGTAGCCTCACTGATTCGCGACGACGAAACCGACTGGAAAGCGGCCATGTTCGGCATGTCGATCATGGCACAGCATCGCTTTCCGCTACCTGTCTCCGCACCGATCCTGCATCCCCACGGCGCCGAATTGTGTGTGGCAAGATTGAGCCCGGACGGCCGTCGGATCGTCACCGCGTCGTACGACGCAACGGCACGCCTCTGGGATCCGCTCACATCGAAACAGGTTCTTCCCGCCCTGCAGCACGATGGCGTCGTCAACTGGGCCGAGTTCAGCCCCGATGGACAGACACTTGTCACGTGCTCCAACGACCAAACCGTGCGTTTCTGGGATGTCGAAACCGGCAAACCCGTCGGTGAACCGATTGTGCACGGTGAACGCGTCGTTCGCGTCCATTTCAACAACGACGGCCGTTATCTGCTGACGCGTACGAATCGCTTCGTGTCAGTCTTCAACGTGAACGCCGACGACCACCGGCGGCTGATCGGGCCAGTGGAACACAAGGGCCGAGTTGTGGCAGCAAAGTTCCTGCCGGATGGCGAGACGTTGTTCACGGCCCAGCGTGCCGGCAAGGACTCGCTCGTCCAAGCTTGGGACGTGGCGTCTAGCACGCAGCGTATCCGGCTTGCGACGAGCCCACTGGTCGCTGCCGATATTGCCGCTGACCTCAGGACCGTGGCGACGGTAACGGCCGGTCGCTTTGGCGGCGCGATTTGGAACGGAGGGAACGGAGAACTGGTGCACGAGATCACGACTAGCAACGGCGAGATGACGGACGTCCTCTTGAGCCCTGACGGCAATAGTGTTGCGTTTGTTGGCCGAAACCACTGGGCTCGCATCTGGAACACTGCAACCGGGCTCCCGGTCACGCCGGAACTCTCCCATTACTATCTGCTGAAAGGAGTCGCGTTTTCCGACAGCGGAGACCGTATTTTGACGTGGGCCGACGATTCCGTGGCTCAGCTCTGGGACGCGGCGTCGGGGGCGAAACTGTGCGAACCGATGCGGCATACTCACCGTGTGAAGCACGCCGAATTTGGCAAGCTGTCCGAAGACGATGTCATCCTGACGATGCTCTCGCATACGAAAACACGTCCGGGGACATCCGGAACCGGGGCGGCCATGCTTTGGCGGATTCAGGACACGGTCAAACCGGAAAGCAGGACGGTCGGCGTTGAGCCTCGCACTTACGACGCAGGAACGCTAAGTCGTGACGGCACCCGCATCGTGATCGGCAAAACGACGCAGGAGGTCTGGGTGATGGACACGGCCAGCGGTCAACCGGTGTGTGGGCCACTGAAGGTGAACGGCGGTCCGTGGGGACTTCTCTTTAGCCCAGATTCCGAACGTCTCATCACGACCACATCACGCGGCCAGGTCGGTGTATGGGATGTCCCAAGCGGGAAACTCGTCGCTACGCCGGTGCAGGTAGACACCATGATTCAACCCGCGGAGATCACCACGGACGGTCGTTACTTCGCCACCGGTTCCACCGATGGTTTCGTGAGACTCTGGGATGCGGCAACAGGTCGCGTCGTTCACGCCATGCAGCACGGTTGCGAAATCAACTCGCTGGACTTTTCGTTCGACGGCACGCGGTTGGCAAGTGCGGGCGAAGATCGCATCACGCGCGTCTGGGACACGCAGACAGGCACGTGTGATCTTGAGCTGAAGGGACATGGAAACGAAGTGATGGTCGTCTCGTTCGCCCCTGACGGTCGTCGCGTGGTCACGGCGTCACAGGACTTCACCGCCCGGATTTGGGACGCCACAAGCGGCCACGAGATCGCCCGCCTGCCACACCAGGGTGAAGTGATTGACGCAATCTTCAGTCCTGACGGACGCTACATTGCGACCGCGTCCCGCGACCGGACGGCCGTGATTTGGGACGCCGAAACCGGACGCCCGCACTCCAATAGCTTGATGCACAAACAGGCCGTTAGGAACGTGCGATTCAGTCCCGACAGTCAACGACTCGTGACACTCGACTTTCGCGGACTACGCCTGTGGGACGTCGCCACAGGCCATCCGCTGACTGTTCATCTGCCCCAAATCGTACAGGGTGGCGCCGGTTTCCAGTCAAACACCGGACGCGCTGGATTCACGCCCGACGGCAACGCGGTCTTCCTTGCAGGCGACAGCCCCGAATCGCTGCTTTGGCACGTCCCCGTGCCGCCACCGCACATTCCGGCTTGGTTCCCTGACTTCCTGGAAGCCGTCGCCGGCCAGCGATTCGAGCCGGGAACGGACGTTACGGCGACGGTACCGCCGACCCGCTTTCTGATCATCCGCAATCGTCTCTCAGCATCTTCCGAATTGGACTACTACACAACCTGGGCACAGGAGTGGCTCAGAAACGTACCCGACGAGGAGTTTGGCCAATGA
- a CDS encoding RNA polymerase sigma factor has protein sequence MQQDSVMTPPNPSAFQSTHWSVVLRAGGDGGEDARSALGELCQMYWYPIYAFVRRRGNNHHDAVDLTQGFFTQLLEKHSLTHADPQNGRFRAFLLASVKNFMANDWRARRAVRRGGNVTTMSVDNDAFRQQYQQQLADACTPELLFERSWIDTLLRSGIERLRHEYGHAGKSVLFDAIHSHLVTSSEKVPQADIADQLGMTKAAVAMSIHRLRQRYANVIREAIGSTVADPEDIEDELGRLLAVFAAT, from the coding sequence ATGCAGCAAGACAGCGTTATGACACCGCCTAATCCATCAGCGTTTCAAAGCACGCACTGGAGTGTCGTGCTGCGCGCCGGCGGGGATGGTGGCGAAGACGCTAGGAGTGCTCTAGGAGAACTCTGCCAGATGTATTGGTATCCCATCTACGCCTTTGTTCGGCGGCGCGGGAACAATCATCATGACGCAGTGGATTTGACCCAGGGTTTCTTCACCCAGCTGCTGGAAAAGCACTCCCTGACTCACGCGGACCCGCAGAATGGACGCTTTCGAGCATTCTTACTCGCGTCGGTGAAAAACTTTATGGCGAACGACTGGCGCGCCCGCAGGGCGGTTCGTCGCGGCGGCAATGTGACCACGATGTCCGTAGACAACGATGCGTTTCGCCAGCAATACCAGCAGCAACTCGCTGATGCCTGCACTCCCGAATTATTGTTCGAGCGGAGTTGGATTGATACACTGCTCCGCAGCGGGATCGAGCGATTGAGACACGAATACGGTCATGCCGGAAAATCAGTACTGTTCGATGCCATCCATTCGCATCTCGTGACCAGCAGCGAAAAGGTCCCGCAGGCTGACATTGCCGATCAACTGGGGATGACAAAGGCGGCGGTCGCCATGTCGATTCATCGGTTACGCCAGCGGTACGCGAATGTCATCCGTGAGGCAATTGGCAGCACTGTCGCCGACCCGGAGGATATTGAGGATGAACTCGGTCGACTGTTGGCCGTGTTTGCGGCGACTTAG